A part of Agromyces protaetiae genomic DNA contains:
- a CDS encoding ABC transporter permease codes for MSERSRGNAATRFFTANASGFAIVFVLAVVLALTTDTFLTPANLDSLGRQVSIYAIIAIGQLLVILTGGIDLAVGSIVGLTGIVVAQTVYETTGAGPIWFAVGVALVAGALCGLITGLLVAVLRIPPFIASLGMMGIARGVALLLSGGRTIQPLPEQFEELAGGDVFGVSNLIIVTVLVVVIASVVLAKTSWGRYVHAVGSNAESARLSGVPVKSVLVSVYMASGLLAALGGILLASRLNNGVPTAGAGYELQAIAACVIGGASLFGARGTAVGALIGALIVGMLNNGGSLLGIDPFWLQIAIGALILVAVAVDQLPKSLPGLKAKFTARSEEEDGADTSGERVGADASDAPRAERETAGVER; via the coding sequence ATGTCTGAGAGATCTCGTGGCAACGCCGCCACTCGCTTCTTCACGGCGAACGCGAGCGGATTCGCGATCGTCTTCGTCCTGGCCGTGGTGCTCGCCCTCACGACCGACACATTCCTCACGCCCGCGAACCTCGACAGCCTGGGCCGGCAGGTCTCGATCTACGCGATCATCGCGATCGGCCAGCTGCTCGTCATCCTGACCGGCGGCATCGACCTCGCCGTGGGCTCGATCGTCGGGTTGACCGGCATCGTCGTCGCGCAGACGGTCTACGAGACGACCGGGGCCGGCCCGATCTGGTTCGCGGTCGGCGTGGCGCTCGTCGCGGGCGCCCTGTGCGGGCTCATCACGGGCCTCCTCGTCGCGGTGCTCCGCATCCCGCCGTTCATCGCGAGCCTCGGCATGATGGGCATCGCGCGCGGTGTCGCGCTGCTGCTCTCGGGCGGCCGGACCATCCAGCCCCTTCCCGAGCAGTTCGAGGAGCTCGCGGGCGGCGACGTCTTCGGCGTGTCGAACCTCATCATCGTGACGGTGCTCGTCGTCGTGATCGCCTCCGTCGTCCTCGCGAAGACGTCGTGGGGGCGGTACGTGCACGCCGTCGGCTCGAACGCCGAGTCGGCTCGCCTCTCGGGCGTCCCCGTGAAGTCGGTGCTCGTGAGCGTGTACATGGCCTCGGGCCTCCTCGCCGCACTCGGCGGCATCCTGCTCGCCTCTCGTCTCAACAACGGCGTCCCGACGGCGGGCGCGGGGTACGAGCTCCAGGCGATCGCGGCGTGCGTCATCGGCGGTGCGAGCCTCTTCGGCGCCCGCGGCACGGCGGTCGGCGCGCTCATCGGCGCGCTCATCGTCGGCATGCTCAACAACGGCGGCAGCCTGCTCGGCATCGACCCGTTCTGGCTCCAGATCGCGATCGGCGCGCTCATCCTCGTCGCGGTCGCGGTCGACCAGCTTCCGAAGTCGCTCCCGGGCCTCAAGGCCAAGTTCACGGCGCGCTCGGAAGAGGAAGATGGAGCGGACACGTCCGGCGAACGCGTCGGTGCGGATGCCTCGGACGCGCCCCGCGCGGAGCGCGAGACGGCAGGGGTGGAACGATGA
- the xylB gene encoding xylulokinase, whose amino-acid sequence MIIAHDLGTTGNKASLHDDDGRLLAAVTVRYGSNFASGGVAEQNPEDWWEAVVAATRKLLAHDGADALAVTAIGISGQMMGAVYLDEDYRPVVPSMIWADTRSTEQCDRLVEAVGMERGYAITGHRLNPTYSISKVMWLADRRPDEFRRVRHICLAKDFVVHRLTGRLLTDPSDASSTNAFDQLAGEWSDEILDAAGVARELFPEIVPSTEVVGALRPDAADALGLSTSTVVVMGGGDGPMAALGTGIVAPEDGAYAYLGTSSWVSMSADRPLHDPLMRTMSFTHVVPGRYVPTATMQAGGGSLQWIAELLEPDADGSTFDRLVGDASTASASGDGLYFLPHLLGERSPYWDPDARGAFVGLARHHDRSHLVRAVLEGVAFNLLTCVDAFREAGAPVDRVDAIGGGANSDAWLQLMADMWGATVRRRTIVDEGNSLGAAVVAGVGAGVIADLGASRSLSEVTAEFQPDPARRAEYRARHDAFLDAYRTLEPWNAARAADRAAESAR is encoded by the coding sequence ATGATCATCGCGCACGACCTCGGGACGACCGGGAACAAGGCGTCGCTGCATGACGACGACGGGCGACTCCTCGCCGCGGTCACGGTGCGCTACGGCAGCAATTTCGCCTCGGGCGGCGTCGCCGAGCAGAACCCCGAGGACTGGTGGGAGGCGGTCGTCGCCGCGACCCGCAAGCTCCTCGCGCACGACGGCGCCGACGCGCTCGCGGTCACGGCGATCGGCATCAGCGGCCAGATGATGGGCGCGGTGTACCTCGACGAGGACTACCGCCCGGTCGTGCCGTCGATGATCTGGGCCGACACGCGGAGCACCGAGCAGTGCGACCGTCTCGTCGAGGCCGTCGGCATGGAGCGCGGCTACGCGATCACGGGCCACCGGCTGAACCCGACCTATTCGATTTCGAAGGTCATGTGGCTCGCCGACCGGCGTCCCGACGAGTTCCGGCGCGTCAGGCATATCTGCCTCGCGAAGGACTTCGTCGTGCACCGGCTCACGGGGCGCCTGCTGACCGATCCGTCGGATGCCTCGAGCACGAACGCGTTCGACCAGCTCGCGGGGGAGTGGTCCGACGAGATCCTCGACGCGGCGGGCGTCGCGCGCGAGCTCTTCCCCGAGATCGTGCCGTCGACCGAGGTCGTCGGCGCGCTTCGCCCCGACGCCGCGGACGCGCTCGGGCTCAGCACGTCGACCGTCGTGGTCATGGGCGGCGGCGACGGCCCGATGGCGGCGCTCGGTACAGGGATCGTCGCGCCCGAGGACGGCGCGTACGCCTACCTCGGCACGTCGTCGTGGGTGTCGATGTCGGCCGATCGCCCGCTCCACGACCCGCTCATGCGGACGATGTCGTTCACGCACGTCGTCCCCGGCCGGTACGTGCCGACGGCGACGATGCAGGCCGGCGGCGGATCGCTCCAGTGGATCGCCGAACTCCTCGAGCCCGACGCCGACGGGTCGACGTTCGACCGGCTCGTCGGTGACGCGAGCACCGCGAGCGCCTCGGGCGACGGCCTCTACTTCCTGCCGCACCTCCTCGGCGAGCGGTCGCCGTACTGGGATCCCGACGCACGCGGTGCGTTCGTCGGCCTCGCCCGGCACCACGATCGGTCGCACCTCGTCCGCGCGGTGCTCGAGGGCGTCGCGTTCAACCTGCTGACGTGCGTCGACGCGTTCCGCGAGGCGGGCGCGCCGGTCGACCGCGTCGACGCGATCGGCGGCGGCGCGAACTCCGACGCATGGCTCCAGCTCATGGCCGACATGTGGGGCGCGACCGTGCGCCGCCGCACGATCGTCGACGAGGGCAACAGCCTCGGGGCCGCGGTCGTCGCGGGAGTCGGCGCCGGCGTCATCGCCGACCTCGGCGCATCGCGGTCGCTGTCGGAGGTCACGGCAGAGTTCCAGCCCGATCCCGCGCGTCGTGCCGAGTACCGTGCCCGCCACGACGCATTCCTCGACGCCTACCGGACCCTCGAGCCGTGGAACGCGGCACGTGCGGCCGACCGCGCCGCCGAGTCTGCTCGATGA
- a CDS encoding NAD(P)-dependent oxidoreductase, with translation MSGATVLVTSRSFSSGAIDLERRLLEAGHRVVRGDTRHDLETLAPVLSEASAWIAGTAPVTAALIDAAPALRVIARYGVGFDAVDVAAAERRGIAVTNTPGANSESVADLALALLLASLRTVGAGDHAVRRGDWAAIRGREVSSLTVGVAGFGRIGRLFADRARALGASVVAFDPFLPDDATLPAGVRRAHEVAELAVCDAVSLHAPGGRRIVDADWLANARDLALVNTARADLVDEAALAEALRDGRVASYAGDTLDVETATVTSSADVAGCADVPASPLLAADLADRVLVTPHLGAQTVQAIDRMGEGAVDNVLAVLAGLGPVTPVAAPAPAPAHADSQKVLP, from the coding sequence ATGAGCGGCGCCACCGTCCTCGTCACGAGCCGGTCGTTCTCGAGCGGCGCGATCGACCTCGAGCGGCGACTCCTCGAAGCCGGCCACCGCGTCGTCCGCGGCGACACCCGCCACGACCTCGAAACGCTTGCACCCGTGCTGTCCGAGGCATCCGCGTGGATCGCGGGCACGGCGCCCGTCACCGCCGCGCTCATCGACGCCGCGCCCGCCCTGCGGGTCATCGCGCGGTACGGCGTCGGGTTCGACGCCGTCGACGTCGCGGCGGCCGAACGCCGCGGCATCGCCGTGACGAACACGCCCGGCGCGAACTCCGAGTCGGTCGCCGACCTCGCCCTCGCGCTTCTGCTCGCGTCCCTCCGCACCGTCGGCGCGGGCGACCACGCGGTCCGCCGCGGCGACTGGGCGGCGATCCGCGGACGAGAGGTCTCCTCCCTCACGGTGGGCGTCGCGGGCTTCGGCCGGATCGGCCGGCTCTTCGCCGACCGCGCGCGCGCACTCGGGGCATCCGTCGTCGCGTTCGACCCGTTCCTCCCCGACGACGCGACGTTGCCCGCGGGAGTCCGCCGCGCACACGAGGTCGCCGAGCTCGCCGTGTGCGACGCGGTGTCGCTCCATGCGCCGGGAGGTCGTCGCATCGTCGACGCCGACTGGCTCGCGAATGCGCGCGATCTCGCCCTCGTCAACACCGCCCGGGCCGACCTCGTCGACGAGGCCGCGCTCGCCGAGGCGCTGCGCGATGGTCGCGTCGCGTCGTACGCGGGCGACACGCTCGACGTCGAGACGGCGACCGTCACGTCGAGCGCCGACGTCGCGGGGTGCGCAGACGTCCCGGCGAGCCCGCTCCTCGCGGCCGATCTCGCCGATCGCGTCCTCGTCACGCCGCACCTCGGCGCCCAGACCGTCCAGGCGATCGACCGCATGGGCGAAGGCGCCGTCGACAACGTGCTCGCCGTCCTGGCAGGTCTCGGCCCCGTCACCCCCGTCGCAGCGCCCGCACCGGCGCCGGCCCACGCAGATTCGCAGAAGGTCCTCCCATGA
- a CDS encoding bifunctional 4-hydroxy-2-oxoglutarate aldolase/2-dehydro-3-deoxy-phosphogluconate aldolase, giving the protein MKIPIETLAEVGVIAVIRAHSADAAVEGVRALVAGGVTGIEITYTTPGAADAIRRVDVEFGDGVLLGAGTLRTPEQVAEAAAAGARFLVSPGFAPDLAAAMRATGLTTMIGALTPTEVMTAEAHGADVVKVFPAGLFGPAVIRNLTGPFPTTPFMPTGGVSASNVGDWVSAGVVAVGAGGDLVSSADLAVGRWDAVTERAAEFIAAYRTARSAVLTKEVRA; this is encoded by the coding sequence ATGAAGATCCCCATCGAGACGCTCGCCGAAGTCGGCGTCATCGCCGTCATCCGCGCCCACTCCGCAGACGCCGCAGTCGAGGGCGTGCGCGCCCTCGTCGCGGGAGGGGTGACGGGCATCGAGATCACGTACACCACGCCCGGCGCCGCGGACGCCATCCGACGCGTCGACGTCGAGTTCGGCGACGGTGTGCTCCTCGGCGCCGGCACGCTCCGCACGCCCGAGCAGGTCGCCGAGGCGGCCGCGGCCGGCGCCCGCTTCCTCGTCTCGCCCGGGTTCGCTCCCGACCTCGCGGCCGCGATGCGCGCGACCGGCCTCACGACCATGATCGGCGCGCTCACGCCCACCGAGGTCATGACCGCCGAGGCGCACGGCGCCGACGTCGTCAAGGTCTTCCCTGCGGGACTGTTCGGCCCCGCCGTCATCCGCAATCTGACAGGCCCGTTCCCGACGACGCCGTTCATGCCGACCGGGGGAGTGTCGGCGTCGAACGTCGGCGACTGGGTCTCTGCGGGCGTCGTTGCCGTCGGTGCGGGCGGCGACCTCGTGTCGTCGGCCGACCTCGCCGTGGGTCGCTGGGACGCCGTCACCGAGCGCGCGGCGGAATTCATCGCCGCGTACCGCACAGCACGATCAGCCGTACTCACGAAGGAGGTCCGCGCGTGA
- a CDS encoding shikimate dehydrogenase family protein yields MIATGRMGFVGVDTRHSSIQKVFPLWADHLGLPSRELRGFDLPLDATDDAYVGVVEEIRDDPAQAGALVTTHKVRLFDAAGGLFDAVDDFGRACGEVSSISKRDGQLLGHAKDPITAGLALEAIIPDDYFASTDAEVVILGAGGSGVALSWYLAHRADRPRVVTLTALRQASLDHARTIHERGGLDPELFRYRLLDPADPAADASAFVSAAGAGAVVVNATGLGKDRPGSPLDDSVVFPERAVVWEFNYRGSLEFLHQARAQEAARSLTVADGWVYFIHGWSQVVAEVFDVPMTSGTVDELAAIAESVR; encoded by the coding sequence GTGATCGCGACCGGACGTATGGGATTCGTCGGCGTCGACACGCGCCACTCGTCGATCCAGAAGGTCTTCCCGCTGTGGGCCGACCACCTGGGGCTGCCGTCTCGGGAGCTCCGGGGCTTCGACCTGCCGCTCGACGCGACCGACGACGCCTACGTCGGCGTCGTGGAGGAGATCCGCGACGACCCCGCCCAGGCCGGCGCGCTCGTCACGACCCACAAGGTGCGGCTCTTCGACGCCGCGGGCGGCCTGTTCGATGCCGTCGACGACTTCGGCCGCGCGTGCGGCGAGGTCTCGTCGATCTCGAAGCGCGACGGGCAGCTCCTCGGTCACGCGAAGGACCCCATCACTGCAGGCCTCGCGCTCGAGGCGATCATCCCCGACGACTACTTCGCATCGACCGATGCCGAGGTCGTCATCCTCGGCGCGGGCGGGTCGGGCGTCGCGCTCAGCTGGTACCTCGCGCACCGCGCCGACCGACCGCGGGTCGTGACGCTCACGGCGCTCCGCCAGGCGAGCCTCGACCATGCGCGCACGATCCACGAGCGCGGCGGCCTCGACCCCGAGCTGTTCCGCTACCGACTGCTCGACCCGGCGGACCCCGCCGCCGACGCGAGCGCGTTCGTTTCGGCGGCGGGCGCGGGCGCCGTCGTCGTCAACGCGACGGGGCTCGGCAAGGACCGTCCGGGATCGCCGCTCGACGACTCGGTCGTCTTCCCCGAGCGCGCCGTTGTGTGGGAGTTCAACTACCGCGGCAGCCTCGAGTTCCTGCACCAGGCACGGGCTCAGGAGGCTGCGCGCTCGCTCACGGTCGCCGACGGCTGGGTGTACTTCATCCACGGGTGGTCGCAGGTCGTCGCCGAGGTGTTCGACGTCCCGATGACGTCAGGCACGGTCGACGAGCTCGCGGCGATCGCGGAGTCGGTGCGGTGA
- a CDS encoding phosphotriesterase family protein translates to MTEATGLVRTVLGDVEPSTLGAIDYHEHLFHRSPILPGEDLDDPAASEAEFAAFLRSGFDGIVDATPIGLGRRPGALATIAARTRGAIVAATGRHRDAHYAGGGRLDALDLAAVFERELTVGIAASDDEYGVTDAPAPALIDGRPVRAGLIKTGIDYWRISTTERAALEAAAAAHLVTGAPVMVHTERASAVPELLGLLEASGVAATRVAIAHADRNPDAGLHAEIAAAGAYLGYDGAARYRDHPESVLLDCLAAVVEAGHGDRVLLGGDVARRSSFAAYGGMPGLAYLGDRHLRRVRARLGDALTTTILVDNPAAYLAWSRA, encoded by the coding sequence GTGACGGAGGCGACCGGTCTGGTCCGCACGGTGCTCGGCGACGTCGAACCGTCGACACTCGGCGCGATCGACTACCACGAGCACCTGTTCCACCGGTCGCCCATCCTTCCCGGCGAAGACCTCGACGATCCGGCCGCGAGCGAGGCCGAGTTCGCGGCGTTCCTGCGGAGCGGGTTCGACGGGATCGTCGATGCGACGCCCATCGGGCTGGGACGCCGCCCCGGGGCGCTCGCGACGATCGCGGCGCGCACGCGCGGCGCGATCGTCGCGGCGACGGGCCGGCACCGCGACGCGCACTATGCGGGCGGCGGTCGGCTCGACGCGCTCGACCTCGCTGCGGTCTTCGAGCGCGAGTTGACGGTCGGCATCGCGGCGTCCGACGACGAGTACGGCGTCACGGATGCCCCGGCGCCGGCCCTCATCGACGGTCGCCCCGTCCGAGCCGGCCTCATCAAGACGGGCATCGACTACTGGCGGATCTCGACGACCGAGCGGGCCGCGCTCGAAGCGGCGGCGGCGGCCCACCTCGTCACGGGAGCGCCCGTGATGGTGCACACCGAGCGGGCGAGCGCCGTGCCCGAACTGCTCGGGCTGCTCGAGGCATCCGGAGTCGCGGCGACGCGCGTCGCGATCGCGCACGCCGATCGCAACCCCGACGCGGGACTCCACGCCGAGATCGCCGCCGCCGGCGCCTACCTCGGGTACGACGGCGCCGCGCGCTATCGCGACCACCCCGAGTCGGTGCTCCTCGACTGCCTCGCCGCGGTCGTCGAGGCGGGGCACGGCGATCGGGTGCTCCTCGGCGGCGACGTCGCGCGCCGGTCGAGCTTCGCCGCGTACGGCGGGATGCCCGGGCTCGCCTACCTCGGCGATCGCCATCTGCGGCGCGTCCGCGCGCGCCTCGGCGACGCCCTCACGACGACGATCCTCGTGGACAACCCCGCCGCCTACCTCGCCTGGAGCCGAGCATGA
- a CDS encoding putative quinol monooxygenase has protein sequence MTVTLIATFTARPGHRVVVAELIAGFADHVRADPGTLVFEPFTGVDDDHDFVVYERYVDEAAFRAHLADPAGVPFNAALSEHIVGDGSVLRFLDPVR, from the coding sequence ATGACCGTCACCCTCATCGCGACCTTCACGGCACGCCCGGGCCATCGGGTCGTCGTGGCCGAGCTCATCGCCGGGTTCGCCGACCACGTGCGCGCCGACCCCGGCACGCTCGTCTTCGAGCCCTTCACCGGCGTCGACGACGACCACGACTTCGTCGTGTACGAGCGGTACGTCGACGAGGCCGCGTTCCGGGCGCACCTCGCCGACCCGGCGGGCGTCCCGTTCAACGCCGCGCTCAGCGAGCACATCGTGGGCGACGGATCGGTGCTGCGCTTCCTCGATCCCGTTCGCTGA
- a CDS encoding dienelactone hydrolase family protein, translating to MRETTVTLTTADGECPVHVFAPDDGAKHPGVIMYTDAFGIRPASLAMGRRLAEHGYVVLVPDVFYRIGEYGPFDPEAVFAGENPMATLAPMLAATDTHRAALDSSAFLDYLASRADVSGTEVGVTGYCMGGALALTVAGTYPDRVGAAAAFHTGRIVGESELSPSRVIPNIRGRVYVAGADRDPGYPPHMAKDLDRLLTDAGVDHRLEIYPDAKHGFTQPDSAVYDEASAERHWRELFALFDETLKADA from the coding sequence ATGCGCGAAACGACCGTGACCCTCACGACCGCCGACGGCGAGTGCCCCGTGCACGTGTTCGCCCCCGACGACGGCGCGAAGCATCCGGGCGTCATCATGTACACCGACGCCTTCGGCATCCGCCCGGCCTCGCTCGCGATGGGCCGCCGCCTCGCCGAGCACGGCTACGTCGTGCTCGTGCCCGACGTCTTCTACCGGATCGGCGAGTACGGCCCGTTCGACCCCGAAGCGGTGTTCGCGGGAGAGAACCCGATGGCGACCCTCGCGCCCATGCTGGCGGCCACCGACACGCACCGGGCCGCCCTCGACAGCAGCGCGTTCCTCGACTACCTCGCCTCCCGCGCCGACGTCTCGGGCACCGAGGTCGGGGTGACCGGCTACTGCATGGGCGGCGCGCTCGCACTCACCGTCGCCGGCACCTACCCCGACCGGGTCGGCGCCGCTGCCGCCTTCCATACCGGGCGGATCGTCGGCGAGTCCGAGCTCAGCCCGAGTCGCGTCATCCCGAACATCCGGGGGCGCGTGTACGTCGCCGGAGCCGACCGCGACCCCGGCTACCCGCCGCACATGGCAAAAGACCTCGACCGGCTCCTCACCGACGCTGGCGTCGACCACCGGCTCGAGATCTACCCCGACGCCAAGCACGGGTTCACCCAGCCCGACTCCGCTGTCTACGACGAAGCGTCCGCCGAGCGCCACTGGCGCGAACTCTTCGCCCTCTTCGACGAGACGCTGAAGGCCGACGCCTGA
- a CDS encoding GntR family transcriptional regulator, with the protein MDAPAVDRTLLRDDVFRRLRDAITDGTFAPGEQLKDSELAAWLGVSRTPVREALLRLAQGGLVVAQPGKSTCVSTIDLRAVRDARDVVAAMHELAVRESARSLTSGDLAKMREANARFGEALETGDVEAALHADDELHAVPVAIAANRAVEVVLDQFTPVVRRAERLRFTSLGGAASVERHELLIGLCERGDAEGAASVAFDTWHTLPAS; encoded by the coding sequence ATGGATGCTCCGGCAGTCGACCGCACACTGCTCCGCGACGACGTGTTCCGACGACTTCGGGACGCGATCACCGACGGCACGTTCGCGCCCGGCGAGCAGCTCAAAGACAGCGAGCTCGCCGCCTGGCTCGGCGTCAGCCGCACCCCGGTGCGCGAAGCGCTCCTTCGGCTCGCTCAGGGCGGACTCGTCGTCGCACAGCCGGGCAAGTCGACCTGCGTGAGCACCATCGACCTGCGTGCCGTACGCGACGCGCGCGACGTCGTCGCCGCCATGCACGAACTGGCCGTCCGGGAGTCGGCCCGGAGCCTGACCTCGGGCGACCTCGCGAAGATGCGGGAGGCGAACGCCCGCTTCGGCGAAGCCCTCGAGACGGGCGACGTCGAGGCTGCGCTGCACGCCGACGACGAACTGCACGCCGTGCCGGTCGCGATCGCGGCGAATCGCGCCGTCGAGGTCGTGCTCGACCAGTTCACCCCGGTCGTCCGCCGCGCGGAGCGCCTTCGATTCACCTCGCTCGGCGGCGCCGCATCGGTCGAACGCCACGAGCTGCTCATCGGCCTGTGCGAACGGGGCGACGCCGAAGGCGCGGCATCCGTCGCCTTCGACACCTGGCACACGCTGCCCGCGTCCTGA